A portion of the Gossypium arboreum isolate Shixiya-1 chromosome 8, ASM2569848v2, whole genome shotgun sequence genome contains these proteins:
- the LOC108457821 gene encoding peroxidase 15-like, with protein MACFQYIVAALCFAVVLEGSLSKAQLTPTFYDETCPNVTAIIRQVLVNASFSDPRIGASLIRLHFHDCFVQGCDASILLDDPVNGEKEAIPNNNSARGYEVIDAMKAALESACPNTVSCADILAIASEQSVSTLAGGPSWAVPVGRRDGFTANRTLANSNLPGFNNTLDRLKDRFSNVGLNTSIDLVALSGAHTFGRAQCLTFTSRLYNFTGVGDTDPTLNTTYLEELRQICPQGGNSSVLTNLDPTTPDGFDNNYFTNLQVNRGLLRSDQNLFSTEGADTIEIVNRFSSNQTAFFESFVESMIRMGNISPLTGTEGEIRSNCRAGNSATIRSNSDAALVSSI; from the exons ATGGCCTGTTTTCAATATATAGTAGCTGCTCTATGCTTTGCAGTTGTACTTGAGGGATCGTTATCAAAAGCTCAACTGACCCCGACATTTTACGATGAAACATGCCCAAACGTGACAGCCATTATCCGACAAGTGCTCGTGAATGCTTCGTTTTCAGATCCAAGGATTGGTGCCAGTCTCATCAGGCTTCACTTCCATGATTGTTTTGTTCAA GGATGTGATGCGTCGATTTTATTGGACGATCCTGTAAATGGTGAGAAAGAAGCTATTCCAAATAATAATTCAGCTAGGGGTTATGAAGTTATTGATGCCATGAAGGCTGCCTTAGAGAGTGCTTGCCCCAACACTGTTTCCTGCGCTGATATTCTCGCTATTGCATCTGAGCAATCTGTCAGCACCCTG GCAGGCGGTCCTTCATGGGCAGTTCCAGTAGGAAGAAGGGATGGGTTCACAGCAAACCGGACACTCGCCAACTCAAACTTGCCAGGTTTCAACAATACTCTCGACCGATTAAAAGACAGGTTTAGCAATGTGGGGCTTAACACCAGCATTGATCTAGTAGCCTTGTCTG GTGCTCACACATTTGGCAGAGCTCAGTGTTTAACTTTTACCAGTCGATTGTACAATTTTACGGGAGTGGGTGATACAGATCCGACCTTGAACACCACATACTTGGAAGAACTACGCCAAATATGCCCACAGGGTGGAAATAGTAGTGTGTTGACAAATCTTGATCCCACAACACCTGATGGTTTCGACAATAACTACTTCACCAATCTACAAGTTAATCGAGGCTTGCTTCGAAGTGATCAGAATTTATTTTCGACTGAGGGTGCTGATACAATTGAAATTGTGAATAGGTTTAGTAGTAATCAAACAGCCTTCTTTGAAAGCTTTGTGGAATCTATGATCAGAATGGGAAATATAAGCCCTTTAACTGGTACGGAAGGAGAAATTAGATCAAATTGCCGCGCCGGGAATTCAGCAACTATCAGATCCAACTCAGATGCTGCTCTCGTCAGCTCAATATAA